TATGGAGTTTTCAGGCCGACCGCAAAGCCATGAGTGACTTGGGAAAGTGGAAGTCTGATGAAGCCGAAGCATAGGCGTTTTTGGTATTTATCTCTCATTGCCTTGTTTCTCGGAGGCGCCACCCTTGTGGTGCTGACATCGCTGAATGATCATCTCTTATTTTTTATGATGCCGTCCGATGTGGTGGCGAAGAACCCGAAGACAACCATTCGCTTAGGGGGATTGGTTGTAGCAGGCAGTCTCAACCGACAGGACCTTCTCATCACTTTTAAGGTCACGGACGATAAACACACCATTCCGGTTGCTTATAAAGGCATTGCGCCGGATCTTTTTCGAGAGGGACAAGGTGTCGTGGCACAAGGCGTTTGGGTGAATGGGGTGTTTCAAGCCACCCATCTGTTGGCCAAACATGACGAAAATTATATGCCGAAAGAAATTGCCGAAAAGCTGAAAGAAAATGGTCGTTGGCGACCAGCGGAGAATCGCTCATGATATTCGGCTATGCAGGTCAAGCCCTCCTCGGGATTGCTTTGGTGTTGGCGGGCTTTCAAGCTTTTGGACCCGCTCGCCTCGATGCCCCCCATCGCCTTGCCTATGGACAAGCTCTCTTTCTGTTCAGCGCCTTTATGCTGCTCACTTATGCTCACGTGACGGATCAATTCTCACTTTTGTCCGTGGTCCAGCATTCCCATACCGCCAAACCGTTGCTGTACAAAATTTCCGGCGTTTGGGGAAATCACGAAGGGTCGATGCTCCTCATGGTTTTGATTCTTGTCGTCTATGGAGCGGTTGTTGCACGACAAGTCAAAGGCATTGATGCTCCCTATTCCCTCGCGATACCCCTCATGGGGTTGATGAATTTTGGGTTCCTTCTCTTTGTGGTGATGGCTTGCGACCCCTTTGCGATTGCAGACCCTATCCCGTTGGAAGGTCAGGATTTGAATCCCCTTCTTCAAGACCCAAGCTTAGCGATTCACCCCCCCATTCTTTACGCCGGCTATGCAGGCTTTTCAGTCCCGTTCATTTTTTCTGTGGCAACGTTAATTCATGGCAAAATGCCTGAGACTTTCGCGTCTCTCATGCGCCCCTGGGTACTGGTTGCCTGGACATTCCTTACTCTTGGGGTTGGTCTTGGAAGTTATTGGGCCTACTACGAGCTGGGATGGGGCGGTTGGTGGTTCTGGGATCCTGTGGAGAATGCCGCGCTCATGCCCTTTCTCACAGCCACCGCTTTGGTGCATGCGGTATGTACTTTAGCGGTCACAAAATCCCTTCGGTTATGGACCCTATTCTTGAGCATTTTAACATTTGCTTTATGTCTGTTCGGCACGTTTTTGGTGCGATCCGGCCTTCTGACCTCCGTACATAACTTTGCTGTTGATCCGGAACGCGGCGCGTTCATTCTCATCCTGTCCTCCTTCTTGATGTTGCCAGCCCTTGGCCTCTTCCTCTGGCGTTTGAAAGAGATGCGTTCACCCATCCCAACAACACCCGCTTCAAGGCAAGGTCTTATTCTCATGATGACCTTGATTCTGGTGACAGGTACGGCAACCATTGCGCTTGGCACCCTTTACCCGCTGATTTTAGAAACATTTGGTCTCAAAATTACGGTGGGTGCTCCTTATTTCAATGCGACTTTTGTACCCATGATGTTGCCCTTGCTCGTCCTTCTGGGCTTGGGCTTGTGGTATAGCTGGGCGGGTCAAGGACTTAGCCCCTCCTCCTCAAAATGGCTTCTGCCTATTGTGTGTTTGACCTTCCTCAGTGTTCTTGTTGCGTATTATGGTTTTGGGGTGTGCCATGTCCTCGGACTTGCCGCATTCATGGGCGCCGTCTGGTCGATTTTGGCAACAGTGGCATACGCCATTAAGAAAAAGAAAATACTCTCAGGCACTATTTTTGCCCACCTTGGCATGGGGGTAGCGATTCTGGGAATGGTGGGATCGAGCTTAGGCGAAAAAGAGCTCATTACCGTTGTTAAAGTTGGTGATAAAGTTGCCGTTGGTCCAGTCTCTCTCACTCTTCTTAACGTCATCGACAAGGATGGTCCAAATTACAAGGCGCAACGCGCTATCCTTAAAATCAATCCAGATGGTCCTCTTCTCACGCCTGAGAAACGCTTGTACTGGACGCAAGGGGTGATTCATGGAGAGTCCGCGATTCGCTCCGTTGGATTCGGGAGATTGCACCATATTTATGTAACGCTTGGTGAAGCATATGAAGGCAAAAAATGGAGCATCCACGCCTATTACAAACCCTTCATCAATTTGTTGTGGATTGGGATTCTTCTTATGGTATTTGGCGGGATCTTGGCTTCTCGCAAAAGATTCCGAACCTTGAAAAGGGTATTCCCTATGATGATGATTCTCTTGCAGCCAACCATATGCATAGACGCCCATGAGCAACTCGCGAATCCCGATCTAGAAGAGCGCGCACGGGCTTTGAGTCAAGTGATTTTATGCCCAACTTGTCAAGGTCAACTCGTTGATGGCTCCCCCGTTGAAGCAGCCATTCAGGTGCGACGGGATATTCGAGACGCCTTAAAACAAGGCCAATCGGACGATCAAATCATGAAATCTTTAAGCGCTCAATATGGCCCTCAAGTGATCATCACCCCACGCAAAGATTGGTCCACTTCCGTTTTGTGGTTTGGTCCGTGGGCCATTTTCCTATTGATTTTCGGGCTCTTCCTCCATAAGAATCGTCAAAAGACACAAAAGGGAGATTAACAATGCTTTGCGCCTTCGATTTTGATGGAACACTTGCCGATAGTCGGAATATCTATTACAAAGCTCTAAAATTACATAGCGCCCAAGAGGGCTTAAAGATTCCGTCACACGAAGATATGGACACGGTTTTTGGCAATCCGTCCCCCCAAATAATTTTTGACGGTTGGGGAGATAGGGAAAGCTTCAAGAAACATCTCCTCACCATATATGGAATGACCGACGACCTGATTTGTGATGACCCCTCAGGCATGCCGCTATATGAAGGAATTCAAGATCTTTTGAAGGACTTGAACAAGGATTTTGTCTTGTCGATAGTGACGTCTCGGTCCTTAAGGCCGATTTTGTCTTTGATCCGTCACCACAAGATAGATTCTTACTTTCAAACCATTCGATCTGATCAAGATCTCATTGACCGAGGCTATCGAGGAAAACCGCATCCTGACAAGCTCAATTGTGTTTTGAAGGAGATGGAATCTCAGCCCGAAAAGGCTGTTATGATCGGAGATACGTTGATGGATATGGCCATGGCAAAGAGTGCGGGCGTCAAAGCCATCGGCGTTTCCTGGGGCTACCATGATGAAGCGATTTTACGCGCGCATGGGGCAGATGATGTTGCAAACACGCCCGAGACGTTAAACCAGATGATTCGTGGGGTTTTGCGTTAACCAGAAGTTTAGACATCATCTTGTAGAATCCTAAAAAAGAGGATTGAGGGGCACGATGATTACGATTCGAAGAGGTTCTGAGCGCGGTTCCACGAAAGCGCCGTGGCTCGACAGCAAACATACTTTTAGCTTTGGAGCCTATTATGATTCAGAACATATGGGGTTCGGAACTTTGCGGGTCATCAATGATGATAAGATTGTCCCCGGAGAGGGTTTTGGAGCGCATTCCCACAAGGATATGGAGATCATTACTTACGTTTTGGAAGGCGCCGTAGAACATAAAGATTCTTTAGGCACAGGTTCTGTCATTAAGCCGGGAGAAGTACAATTGATGCGGGCAGGGTCTGGCATTACCCATAGTGAATTCAACCCCTCACAAGAGCACCCCACACATCTCTTACAAATATGGGTTCGACCTGACCAAGAAGGACTGACCCCCTCGTATCAACAAAAGAATTTTTCAAACATACGTACACCCAATCATCTCACCATGCTTGCCTCCCCGACAGGACAAGAGGAGAGCCTCATCATTCATCAAGACGTCACACTCTATGTTCTTGATTTATGGCAGGGAAAATCCTTCTTTTTTCCGACCAACCATGGAAGAATGCTATGGATTCAAGTGGCTCGAGGGTCCGTTTTCATAGGGGAACATGAATTGACTCAAGGAGATGGGGCTCAGATTGTCAATGAACCATCCCTTGAATTTGTAGCAGATGAGACGGCAGAGATCTTGATTTTTGATATGGCTGCCTCAGCCGAGTAATCTTGATCAAGGAACCGCCAAGATCATAGGTCTAAGATTTTGTCTTCTTTTCCACAACCAACATAATGCCCTCAACACCCACAACTTTGACGATGGATCCAGCGGGAAGATCTGGTCCTTTAATGCGCCATTTTGAGTCGGCAACGTTTACATGCGCTTGTCCATTTTCGATTGGAACATCCAACACGATGGTCTGTCCCACATACTGTTGTCCTCGACGATTAAGGGTCGATGGTGTCTCAGAACTTCCTTGAAAGCGAACAAACTTACGTCCCAATATTGTAACCAAAAGAGCCAACGCGCCAAACATCGCCAATTGCGCAGCGACAGGAATGAGGGGGAATAAAAATGTAAGCCCGCCAAGAATGAGAGCTGTTATCCCCACCCAAAGGAAGAAGGCGCCGGGAGCCATGACTTCTAAGGCTATTAAGCCAAAACCCAAAACGACCCAGTGCCAATACGCTAACATCATGCGGATTCTCCTAAGGAAGGAACGCTACTTCTCGGTTTTTTGCTTGAAGGTGTCGCTTCTTGCTTTTGCGAAGAAAATGCTTCCTTTGCAACTTCCGCAATGCCAGCGATAGAGCCAATCACGGAAGATACTTCCATGGGCATCAACAACATCTTTTGGTTGGGTGAATTGGCAAAAGCATGCAATGCCTCGACGTATTTTTGCGCTACGAAGTAATTAATGGCTTGAACGGACCCTTTGTTAATCGCAACAGAAACATCTGTTGTCGCTTTCGCTTCTGCTTGAGCCAAACGCTCACGCGCTTCCGCATCTCGTTGGGCGGATTCACGGCGTCCTTCCGCTTCCAAAATCATAGATTGCTTCATCCCTTCCCCTTTTAGAATACGGGCTTGACGATCACCTTCGGCGGCCAAAATTGAGGCTTGACGTTCACCTTCGGCTTCCAGAATCAACGCGCGCTTATCACGCTCCGCCTTCATCTGTCGGCCCATGGAATCAATCAAATCTCGAGGCGGCTTAATGTCTTTAATCTCAATACGCGTCACCTTCGTTCCCCAAGGTGAGGTCGCTTCATCAACAACGGTCAAGAGGCGTGCATTTATCTTTTCACGGTGAGAAAGCAGCTCGTCCAAATCCATCGACCCCATCACGGTACGAATATTTGTCATGGTTAAGTTAAGAATCGCATTACTGAGATTGGCCACTTCATAAGCAGCTTTTGCAGCATCCAACACCTGATAAAAGACGATGCCATCTACCGTGACGGCGGCGTTATCTTTCGTGATGACGTCTTGGGAAGGCACATCAAAGACAGCTTCCATCATATTGATTTTTGCCCCAATTTGGTCAACGATGGGCACAATCAAGTGAAGACCAGGTGACAGTGTGCGCGTATAGCGGCCGAATCTCTCAACCGTATATTCGTATCCTTGGGAGACGGTACGCACGGAGCGTGCCACAATCAAAATCGCCAATAATCCAAAAATACCTGCTATCATTTCACCAGTCATAATTTTTTCCCTTTTCTTTATTTATACAAGCGAACTATACCATGTTTTATTGATTTTTTGTATTTATATTTATGATGATTTACAAAATACTGTTATGCAGCGCCCCAATATCGAACACGTCCCGTATCAACATGTACGAACTCGGTATAACGCCCAACCCCGCCAGCGCGCAAAGATTTGGCCGCCCCTTGAACCTGCTTTAAGGTCCGTCCGGGGACATAAACATCAGCCGCTTTTCCATAAATATGCTGACTGACTTTGGCAACGCCACGGCTCCTTGAATTCAACATCTTATTCGTTTTTGGATCCCGATATCCTGAAATCAAGTGGAACGTTTCAGACGTTTCCAGTTTCTTTTGAACCTTGTGTAAGATGTGCAGCAAGTTGCGATCAATCTCATGGATTGTGTTGGTGCGATGATCGCGAAACAGCTTGTTAATATCCTTTAAGGCTGCCAGGTCATAATCCCCATCCACCCAGAAGGTACACTTCTTGATAGACTCACCCGTGTGACGATTATAAAAGCTTAAAAACAAGTCTTGTCCTTTTTTTACTGGGAGCAAAGAGTGAGGAGCAATCAGTGTCTCACCTGATAATTTTGGGATCAAAAGAGTTGGTGCTACAGCAAAGGAAATCCCAGCCCCGCTTGCCATTTTCAAAAAATTACGCCGACTTAAGATGGATGATTCTGATACATTAAGTTGCGCAGATTTTTGATGCACCATTCGAACGCCTTTTTATATGTTTCAGTTGTTTTCATTGTAGGACAACTCAGCAGATTTGTCAATTTTTGGAAAGACAATACAGAATAAATTTGGTTACACAACCTGTGAAAACGCCCTAACCAGGACTATCTGATCTTCTTTTCCCCTGCCAAGATCACGGAAACAGCTTTTGCCAATTCGTCCGGCGGTGTCGTATGGGGAAAGGATTTCATAAAATGTCCTTGACGATCCATGAGGTAAATCAACGTGCTATGATCCATCAAATAATCCGCCATCGTTCCATCCGGCTTGGCTTTGGCGGCATACACCTTATAACTTTTTAAGACCTGATCTATTTCGGGAGACGTTCCTGTGAGCATCATAAATTTAGTGTGAAAGTTCGTTGCATATATTTTAAGGCTCTCGACCGTGTCGCGCTGCGGGTCAATCGTCACAAATATTGGCACCACGTCATCCAGATCCCGCCCCAAAGCTTTTAGAGCACCCGACATATTTTCAAGTCCAAGCGGGCAAATGTCGGGACAAAAACTATACCCAAAATAAATGAGAAGGTATTTTCCCCTGAATTCGGAGGTGGATCGCCTTGCGCCGTGCTGATCGGTCAGGGTAAAGTCTCCCCCGATCTGCGGCAACCCCTGACCGGGCTGATCATGAACGGTGACAACCGCTTGGTCTTTGAGCTGGTGATATATCAACCAAAAACACCCCAAGCCCACACTTAGAGAAAGCACTGCCAAGCTGATAAGTCTTTGTTTTTTCATGTCAAACCTCCCTAATTCAGTATTAGCACACCCAATCAACCAATGCCCCTATATAATTTTGGCATATTTCCCATGCGGCAATAAGTTAAAAAGTACACTTTTTAGCATATTTGTTATACCGGATTTGCAGATCATTTTGCCATCATAAATAATTGAATAATTTAAATTAAATATTTATTTTTTAAAAATCAATTTTATCCACAATTTTATTGTCTGAAGGTGTTGATTTTTAATTTCGATAGTGTTTATATAACAGGCAGCGGGATGCGTCTTAGTGTCGCACTTAAATTAAGAACCTGACAAATTAAAACAAAAAAAGCAGGTTGCTTAATTTCCCGCCCCTATAAAACGCCAAAGACGACGAACAAATACAAGCGTTCTTATAGGGCCTAAAATACTGAAAATAAAAAGAAAGTTGTATTTTAAATTTTTATTGCAAATACAAACAAGTTTAAGACTTAGCGTTTCACTTTTTAGTGCTCGCATTTAATTTTTAAACCTACTCCTCATTTTTGCAACAAATAAGAAAAGAAAAAGAAAATGCAATTAACTCTTGATAACAAGCCCTTTAGGAACCTGAACATGTGTGATTTTGTCGCATCTTCAATTCCTTCCCTAGTCGTCTTAAACAATCCATGCAGTGGGGCGATTTGATCTCATTATTTTCAACAACCTTTGCAGCTTATTTGCCCCTCCCCTGGATGGGCACTCAAGAAACTGCGGTTGTTGTTCCTTTGTCTCCCCTCGTGATGGTCGCTGCTGCCTTTATCATCTTCCTCCTCGCATTTGCAGCTTACGCCTTGAAGATGTCTCAAAAAGTAAATCAGCTAAACCTCGCTTTGAACGTCACACAACTTGCCCTTGCAAAAGAACAAAGGATGGCCACTTTTGGCGCTCTTGCTGCTGCTGCTGCCCATGAACTTGGCTCCCCTTTGAGTACAATTTCTTTAGCGGCTAAAGACGTTTTATCGACCCTTTCTCCGGATAGCCCTCTGCGGGAAGATGCACAACTCATCGTCAGTCAAAGCGAGAGATGTGGTACAATCCTGCAAGACCTCTCCCGCAGCATGAATCCTGATCCTGAAGAGCCTCAACAAGTGCTGCCCCTATCCGCCCTTATTGAACTTGCAGCTGGCCCTCATAAACTGCCTCACATTGAGCTGATCATTACTAAAGAGACACCAGATCCAGAGCCACTTTTCACGGTCACACCGGATATCCTCCATGGTTTGGGCAACGTTCTTCAAAATGCTTTCCAATTTGCAACCTCTAAGGTGCGTGTTACCTTACAATGGGATAAGGACCACATTGAAGCCGCCGTTCATGACGATGGTCGGGGATATCCGGAGGAGATTTTACACCGCCTTGGAGAACCAAAGCCTCATGGCAACAAAGAATCGAAGGTCGAAGGAGGCCGAAAAGGTGGCCATATGGGTCTTGGCGTCTATATTGCAAAGACTTTATTGTCGCAGCGACAAGGTGAAGTACATTTTTCAAATGACGACGGTGCTCGCTGTTTGATAAAGTGGCCTGGAAGTATCCGGGTTGTGAATTTTGAAAAGAAGGATTAGGATAGCAACAGTTTAAGAGAATTAGATTTTTTTAACCACTTAAGGCCTGTTTTGGAAAGGGGCCTGAAAGATCCAAGAGAGGAATGAAACCATGTCTCAAACCGACTGTACCCTCGAAAAATCACTTCTTATCATCGATGATGATGCGCCGTTACGCGAACGCCTCGCCAAAACAATGGCCAAACGCGGCTTCACTGTGTCCACGGCAGACAGCATCGCTCAGGCCCGCGCTTCCATAAAATGGAATGTCCCCAACTACGCCATCGTTGATTTGAAATTAGGGGACGGATCCGGTCTTGAAGTGGTTGATGAAATCCATGCCGCCAACGATAAAGCCCGCGTCATTGTCTTAACCGGTTATGGGAACATCGCCACCGCCGTCACAGCCATTAAGCATGGCGCCACTGATTATTTGCCAAAACCGGCCGATGCGGATGCTATAGAACGCACCTTGATGAATATGGGACCTGACCTTCCGCCACCGCCAACCAACCCAATGTCTCCTGACCGCGTTAAGTGGGAACATATTCAACGCATCTTCACAGAATGCGGAAATAATGTGTCAGAGACAGCGCGCCAATTGAAAATGCACCGCCGGACTCTCCAGCGCATTTTGGCCAAGCACGCGCCACGCGGTTAAGGTGAAAACTTTTTCTTAAATCCTATAACCTAATCAATACCCCCACCTTGCTTCTTCTCAAACCGCGCTTTGAATTCAGGACTTCTAAAGTCATCGGCATTGTTTATGGGCGACTGGAATTGTAGAACCCGCGAGCCTTTTCGCCACAAACTGCTCCAGGCTTTACTCATCATAATTTGGCCCTGTTGTGCATAGCTGACATCAAGGCTTGATAAATAGGCGCTATGATCCGAGATCACTTTTGTGCGAAAGCTTGCAAGCAAAGCTTTATTCAGCTCTGGTTCAGTCTCAGCGAAACCGTTGAGGCTCTCCCATTTTTGGCAGTACCAAACTAATTCTTCTCTTTCCTTATCCCAGGCCCACTGAGGTTTGTCCTCTTCGACTTGTTGTTGGTAATCTATGATAACAGCGGCAATATGAGGCTCGGTTTCAAATCTATAGCTGTCTACATAACTAAAATAATCATCAATCGTAAATATTTTTTGCTCCTGATCAACACCCTTTTCACCCAAGGGCGATACACCACTCCCTCGCCACCTTAATCGTTCGCCAAAGATAATTTGAAATTTTGGATCCCTATAATTATCGACAACATTGATGAGTGATTTGCCCTCTATTGCCCGCCCTACTTTACGAGCTGCACTCTTCGTAACGAGATGAATTGAATCTTGAAGTCCTTTCAATCCAACCCAACTCGACGATTGACTGAGATAGGCACTAAAATCTGTGACGACCTTCTTTCTAAAGCTTTCAATCCATTCCTGCTTTAGGGCAGCACGATAGCCTTCTGAAACATCTGCTAAACCATCAATCATCTTCAAAATTTTCCTAAATCTTTTTAGCTCTGTTTTTTCACGTTTCCAGTCCCAATTGGAGTCTTGTTGTGAGCAATTCTCGCTACAGTTTATAATGGCAGGGCCAATTCTTTTATCTTCCTCAAACAGGGCTGTTAACACAAGATCAAGATATTCCTCAGGATTGTAAAATCTTTGGTAGGTTTGAAGGTCAATTTTATCAATATCACTAGAGCGATCTGGCTCAAAATCCCCAAGAGCAGATGATCGAGGCGTTAATAGGGGAACACTGGGCACCAATCCAATACGAGAATCAGTTGGTTCCTCATGAAGAGGGGATACCTCGAGATGCCCCTGAGAGGATCGCAACTCACGATCATCCACCTCTCCTAACAAACTTTGTGCCTTACGCATATACCCCGTATAAATCCCAATATGCCCACGGACTTCTGTCACAGCATCACTGAAACATGGAGTTTTATCAAAGAACTCTCCTGTAAATAGATAATCTCGCACCTTTTCTTTAGCTGAGGTTTTTAATTGATTCCAATACCCCGCTTGTCCATTAATTCTGGCGTGAACTTCTTTTTGATAGACAAATTTCAACCGAGAACGTTCTTGAAAGGCACTATACTCCGCCTCATCAATGGCGTTAAATAATTGCTCTAAAGAATCATTACGTTGAGTTTTCAATCGATGGGCTATTTTGAATTTCCAAATAAATAATTTGTTTTGGATCTGAAAGAGTGTGGTCAACAGAACTTTATAGGTATCCAAGAAATTGACTTCTTCCTCCCAAGGGTAGCTTTCTTTTGCAAGCCTTCCATTAAGAGCAAGTTGTTTGGCCATAAAGAAGTGATCTTTACGAACCGCTTCAGCAAACTTCTCTGCTCTTTCACGATCTGAGAGGGCGGGCTGCTCAACATATTCTTTTAACGATTCATAGTCTTCCTCTACCCTCCTTTGAGCAATGGCAACCAGCTCTGAAAAAGATCGAGGATCCTTAGCATCAGCAAAATAATCAGCAACAGTATTAGCGATATATTCTTGGACCCTTGAAGATCGACCAAGATTCACCCGTTGAGCGCACGATTCTGTATGAAAGGCGGCTTGAAGTTCTAAATATAAAGCGTCAAGACTCCAAGTCGCATATTGAGTTTCAAAAGGGCTTTTCTCACCGCCTGTATTTCTTTGGTATTGAATCACCCGACAATCATCTACAATATAGTGCATCAAATCATAAAGCGATCGAAGCCCAAGAGACCGTGTCCACCAAAAGTAAAGCTCTCTTTCACTATTCACTAAGAACTGTCCCATAGTCCCATTAATTTTTATTCTATCTTCTTTTGTTATGAGTTCTGCAGCCCTAACGGCTTCTAGGCGCATTACATGGGCTCGCAAGCGATCAAACCCAATATCAGTCCATCGATTCGCTTGTCGTAACGCTTGCAGATATTCAAATCTCTCAAGGCGCTTTATAAAATCACCTTGTGCAATTTGAAAATCCCCTAATAGAGACCTTTTCAGGCTTTCATAGCTTTGGCTTCCCCATGAATAGAAACGATAACCCGTATGAATAAGAACCTGATCAATGGGAGCTACATTCTCTTGAAACAAACCATCTGCTTTGCCTTTGAAGGATTCAAATGCGTCTTTTAACGTACTTTGCAAGAGCTCTGGAACCATTCCCTCGGCCATTTTCTCATCAACAACCCAAGGTCTGGGAAATACACCGATAGGAACAATATCCTTTTCATAACTGCTAATATTCAGGAAAGGCTTGTCAAATTCACCGTGAAC
This portion of the Alphaproteobacteria bacterium genome encodes:
- the ccmE gene encoding cytochrome c maturation protein CcmE, encoding MKPKHRRFWYLSLIALFLGGATLVVLTSLNDHLLFFMMPSDVVAKNPKTTIRLGGLVVAGSLNRQDLLITFKVTDDKHTIPVAYKGIAPDLFREGQGVVAQGVWVNGVFQATHLLAKHDENYMPKEIAEKLKENGRWRPAENRS
- the ccsA gene encoding cytochrome c biogenesis protein CcsA, encoding MIFGYAGQALLGIALVLAGFQAFGPARLDAPHRLAYGQALFLFSAFMLLTYAHVTDQFSLLSVVQHSHTAKPLLYKISGVWGNHEGSMLLMVLILVVYGAVVARQVKGIDAPYSLAIPLMGLMNFGFLLFVVMACDPFAIADPIPLEGQDLNPLLQDPSLAIHPPILYAGYAGFSVPFIFSVATLIHGKMPETFASLMRPWVLVAWTFLTLGVGLGSYWAYYELGWGGWWFWDPVENAALMPFLTATALVHAVCTLAVTKSLRLWTLFLSILTFALCLFGTFLVRSGLLTSVHNFAVDPERGAFILILSSFLMLPALGLFLWRLKEMRSPIPTTPASRQGLILMMTLILVTGTATIALGTLYPLILETFGLKITVGAPYFNATFVPMMLPLLVLLGLGLWYSWAGQGLSPSSSKWLLPIVCLTFLSVLVAYYGFGVCHVLGLAAFMGAVWSILATVAYAIKKKKILSGTIFAHLGMGVAILGMVGSSLGEKELITVVKVGDKVAVGPVSLTLLNVIDKDGPNYKAQRAILKINPDGPLLTPEKRLYWTQGVIHGESAIRSVGFGRLHHIYVTLGEAYEGKKWSIHAYYKPFINLLWIGILLMVFGGILASRKRFRTLKRVFPMMMILLQPTICIDAHEQLANPDLEERARALSQVILCPTCQGQLVDGSPVEAAIQVRRDIRDALKQGQSDDQIMKSLSAQYGPQVIITPRKDWSTSVLWFGPWAIFLLIFGLFLHKNRQKTQKGD
- a CDS encoding HAD family hydrolase encodes the protein MLCAFDFDGTLADSRNIYYKALKLHSAQEGLKIPSHEDMDTVFGNPSPQIIFDGWGDRESFKKHLLTIYGMTDDLICDDPSGMPLYEGIQDLLKDLNKDFVLSIVTSRSLRPILSLIRHHKIDSYFQTIRSDQDLIDRGYRGKPHPDKLNCVLKEMESQPEKAVMIGDTLMDMAMAKSAGVKAIGVSWGYHDEAILRAHGADDVANTPETLNQMIRGVLR
- a CDS encoding pirin family protein, coding for MITIRRGSERGSTKAPWLDSKHTFSFGAYYDSEHMGFGTLRVINDDKIVPGEGFGAHSHKDMEIITYVLEGAVEHKDSLGTGSVIKPGEVQLMRAGSGITHSEFNPSQEHPTHLLQIWVRPDQEGLTPSYQQKNFSNIRTPNHLTMLASPTGQEESLIIHQDVTLYVLDLWQGKSFFFPTNHGRMLWIQVARGSVFIGEHELTQGDGAQIVNEPSLEFVADETAEILIFDMAASAE
- a CDS encoding NfeD family protein encodes the protein MMLAYWHWVVLGFGLIALEVMAPGAFFLWVGITALILGGLTFLFPLIPVAAQLAMFGALALLVTILGRKFVRFQGSSETPSTLNRRGQQYVGQTIVLDVPIENGQAHVNVADSKWRIKGPDLPAGSIVKVVGVEGIMLVVEKKTKS
- a CDS encoding SPFH/Band 7/PHB domain protein, whose amino-acid sequence is MTGEMIAGIFGLLAILIVARSVRTVSQGYEYTVERFGRYTRTLSPGLHLIVPIVDQIGAKINMMEAVFDVPSQDVITKDNAAVTVDGIVFYQVLDAAKAAYEVANLSNAILNLTMTNIRTVMGSMDLDELLSHREKINARLLTVVDEATSPWGTKVTRIEIKDIKPPRDLIDSMGRQMKAERDKRALILEAEGERQASILAAEGDRQARILKGEGMKQSMILEAEGRRESAQRDAEARERLAQAEAKATTDVSVAINKGSVQAINYFVAQKYVEALHAFANSPNQKMLLMPMEVSSVIGSIAGIAEVAKEAFSSQKQEATPSSKKPRSSVPSLGESA
- a CDS encoding DUF882 domain-containing protein produces the protein MASGAGISFAVAPTLLIPKLSGETLIAPHSLLPVKKGQDLFLSFYNRHTGESIKKCTFWVDGDYDLAALKDINKLFRDHRTNTIHEIDRNLLHILHKVQKKLETSETFHLISGYRDPKTNKMLNSRSRGVAKVSQHIYGKAADVYVPGRTLKQVQGAAKSLRAGGVGRYTEFVHVDTGRVRYWGAA
- a CDS encoding SCO family protein, with the translated sequence MKKQRLISLAVLSLSVGLGCFWLIYHQLKDQAVVTVHDQPGQGLPQIGGDFTLTDQHGARRSTSEFRGKYLLIYFGYSFCPDICPLGLENMSGALKALGRDLDDVVPIFVTIDPQRDTVESLKIYATNFHTKFMMLTGTSPEIDQVLKSYKVYAAKAKPDGTMADYLMDHSTLIYLMDRQGHFMKSFPHTTPPDELAKAVSVILAGEKKIR
- a CDS encoding ActR/PrrA/RegA family redox response regulator transcription factor, with amino-acid sequence MSQTDCTLEKSLLIIDDDAPLRERLAKTMAKRGFTVSTADSIAQARASIKWNVPNYAIVDLKLGDGSGLEVVDEIHAANDKARVIVLTGYGNIATAVTAIKHGATDYLPKPADADAIERTLMNMGPDLPPPPTNPMSPDRVKWEHIQRIFTECGNNVSETARQLKMHRRTLQRILAKHAPRG